One Clavelina lepadiformis chromosome 1, kaClaLepa1.1, whole genome shotgun sequence genomic region harbors:
- the LOC143448813 gene encoding uncharacterized protein LOC143448813 — MMQNWLNLLFGKSTEVMHAFSLVELTRPFINGMLNDIMNDVIYLVGMSSIYKSPAAPTISGITDVGSDRFTVNWDYTNPTTADFQQASEYRVTYSGGGASQTKPVANIDTKMLQITGLTSNTDYSVTVVAWKSDVIFTDDSASSPVTTFNRPTGLSATTVTSTSIEISWSAPHTTGGGSASIAGYVVSWTPASSGGSSTKDVTDTSTSIDNLQANTDYSITVAAKSTNGGAGALSDALPATTVPSKINQPSNSSDATTSKIYLSWDAVSGTSPSLMYAVSWTSSGSFGSRTGLTTTSATISGLTASTRYSFTVTTVNDGGSADPSDPAMFSTLPSHPGMPTFTQPSTNLTTQLNVEWNKPPGGDDIVDYVVDWWLSSSDGSMTSLGIVTGVTTSSYTIEGLTPGETYDVTVKARNSAGAGQSSTSARHTTNPDFIKNLSVEQNSTQPDKLLVLTWETPSGTGDNIMIQYWSLTEHTMNTTSVEFEISQTSLSVFPGNNYTVTVTVHSKGYESTPESIDTNSKPSEPSFVVDVFTNELQVNWTSPDGHYEGVAIYFNNTEIAARDSGSYTLKDLKPYTDYDVEMYSWITNVTGSVERSRLSSATYKTLPGAPPQPIFNSSLSDNAESSTNAITFVLPPNTFSEKNGPVEYYAVYLAFGDSPNPTPNVTNMRTCESLTSDGECVTLWTDGQGNLVQGNVPQKTKRNVMTRQTGSIEFIIGDGSVTLSPWNHTYVNYPLQPNTGYRVAVAANTGNEEMTATEFYPTITTGDSGTIYLPYLVDCATTGDRLLIRKKDYDVTRVKLEMIEDEPGTDFIHANYIPGYNEEKEFIASQGPLPTTKEDFWRMIWEQNSRTIVMLTQIVEGERVKCDHYWPYNNEPVVMAGIAVKLVVESTSRDWVCREFTLSKNSEQRLVTQFHYTAWPDHGVPETAENLVKFVTYFQKKVSRETRDCGPITVHCSAGVGRTGTFIAMDRLLQHMKDHDYVDIFGIVHQMRMCRVAMVQTDKQYILLHEMVQEVVNEVYDVTDEVAVYENTTQSPIYENIAFSGLHG; from the exons ATGATGCAGAACTGGTTAAATTTGCTATTTGGTAAATCAACTGAAGTCATGCATGCATTTTCCTTGGTAGAATTAACTCGTCCATTTATCAACG GAATGCTAAATGACATCATGAATGATGTAATATATCTTGTCGGCATGTCCTCGATTTATAAGT CTCCAGCTGCACCAACCATCTCAGGCATCACTGATGTGGGAAGCGACCGATTTACTGTTAACTGGGATTACACAAATCCAACAACTGCTGACTTCCAACAAGCCTCAGAATATCGAGTAACTTACTCCGGCGGTGGAGCAAGTCAAACTAAACCTGTTGCAAATATCGacacaaaaatgttgcaaatcaCGGGACTAACATCTAACACTGATTACTCTGTCACTGTTGTAGCCTGGAAGAGTGATGTGATATTCACTGATGATAGCGCATCATCACCTGTAACAA CTTTTAACAGACCTACTGGATTATCTGCTACAACCGTGACATCGACATCAATTGAGATAAGTTGGAGTGCTCCTCATACAACTGGTGGTGGTTCTGCATCTATTGCTGGTTATGTTGTTTCATGGACACCTGCCAGCAGTGGTGGTTCTAGTACAAAGGATGTTACTGACACATCTACCTCTATTGACAACTTGCAAGCAAACACTGATTACAGCATAACTGTTGCTGCCAAGAGTACAAATGGTGGAGCTGGTGCATTATCTGATGCTCTGCCTGCAACAACAG TTCCCTCAAAAATAAACCAACCAAGCAACAGCTCAGATGCCACAACAAGCAAAATATACTTGAGTTGGGATGCAGTGAGTGGAACTTCCCCATCACTCATGTATGCTGTGAGTTGGACCTCATCAGGATCATTTGGGTCTAGAACTGGTCTAACAACAACTTCTGCAACCATCAGTGGTTTAACTGCGAGCACAAGATACAGTTTCACAGTGACAACAGTGAATGATGGGGGAAGCGCAGATCCATCAGATCCAGCCATGTTCTCTACTC TTCCCAGTCATCCTGGCATGCCAACTTTTACTCAGCCCTCTACCAATCTCACAACTCAACTAAATGTTGAATGGAATAAACCACCTGGTGGTGATGATATTGTGGATTATGTGGTGGATTGGTGGCTTTCATCTTCGGATGGTTCCATGACATCATTAGGTATAGTGACTGGTGTAACCACCTCATCATACACAATTGAAGGATTGACACCAGGAGAGACTTATGATGTCACTGTGAAAGCTCGTAACTCTGCTGGTGCTGGTCAATCATCAACAAGCGCACGGCACACAACAA ATCCGGATTTCATAAAAAACCTCTCAGTTGAACAAAACTCAACTCAACCAGATAAACTACTTGTCCTGACATGGGAGACTCCAAGTGGCACTGGAGATAATATAATG aTTCAATATTGGAGTCTCACAGAGCACACAATGAATACAACATCTGTTGAATTTGAAATTTCCCAAACTTCATTATCTGTTTTTCCTGGCAACAACTACACAGTGACTGTGACTGTCCATAGCAAAGGATATGAAAGCACACCTGAGAGCATTGATACTAATTCAA AACCTTCAGAACCAAGTTTTGTTGTGGATGTTTTCACCAATGAACTACAGGTCAATTGGACTTCACCTGATGGTCATTATGAAGGTGTGGCCATATATTTCAACAACACT GAAATTGCCGCGAGAGATAGTGGCTCATACACTTTGAAAGATCTCAAGCCCTACACAGATTATGACGTAGAGATGTATTCATGGATAACAAATGTGACTGGAAGCGTCGAAAGAAGTAGATTATCTTCAGCAACATATAAAACTTTGCCGGGAG CTCCACCCCAGCCTATTTTCAACTCATCACTTAGTGATAATGCTGAGTCATCAACCAATGCTATTACATTTGTGCTACCTCCAAACACTTTCAGTGAAAAAAATGGACCAGTTGAATATTATGCAGTCTATCTTGCTTTTGGTG attCGCCAAATCCAACTCCAAATGTTACAAATATGAGAACTTGTGAAAGTCTTACATCAGATGGTGAATGTGTCACACTTTGGACTGATGGTCAAGGCAACCTTGTTCAGGGAAATGTTcctcaaaaaacaaaaagaaatgttatGACTCGTCAAACTGGATCAATTGAG TTTATCATTGGAGATGGTTCAGTTACACTGTCTCCATGGAACCACACCTATGTCAACTATCCTCTCCAACCTAATACTGGCTATCGTGTGGCTGTGGCTGCTAACACTGGAAATGAAGAAATGACTGCAACCGAATTTTATCCAACAATTACAACAGGTGATTCTGGGACAATTTAT CTGCCATATTTGGTGGATTGTGCTACTACAGGAGACAGACTTTTAATAAGAAAGAAAGATT aTGACGTCACTCGAGTTAAACTTGAGATGATTGAAGATGAACCAGGAACAGATTTCATCCACGCCAACTATATTCCA GGCTACAACGAAGAAAAAGAGTTCATTGCAAGCCAAGGTCCACTTCCAACAACTAAAGAAGATTTCTGGAGAATGATCTGGGAACAAAACTCAAGAACTATTGTCATGTTAACTCAGATTGTTGAAGGAG AAAGAGTAAAATGCGACCATTACTGGCCATACAATAACGAGCCTGTTGTGATGGCTGGAATTGCAGTGAAACTTGTTGTGGAATCGACTTCCAGAGACTGGGTTTGCAGAGAATTTACGTTGTCAAAG aACTCCGAGCAGAGACTTGTCACTCAGTTCCATTACACAGCTTGGCCTGACCACGGTGTTCCAGAAACAGCAGAGAATCTTGTCAAGTTCGTGAcatatttccaaaaaaaagtTTCCCGAGAAACAAGAGATTGTGGACCAATCACAGTTCACTGCAG TGCTGGTGTGGGACGTACAGGAACCTTCATAGCAATGGATCGTTTGCTTCAACACATGAAAGACCACGACTATGTCGATATATTCGGCATCGTGCATCAGATGAGAATGTGCAGGGTGGCCATGGTCCAGACCGAT AAACAATACATCTTGCTTCATGAGATGGTGCAGGAAGTTGTCAATGAAGTTTATGACGTGACAGATGAAGTTGCAGTTTATGAGAACACAACGCAATCACCAATCTATGAAAATATAGCATTTAGTGGTCTTCATGgataa
- the LOC143450165 gene encoding uncharacterized protein LOC143450165, giving the protein MNSTLYTKIAGLQSNMRYNILVSAQSRAGNGMPSSPTLGITAPGSPRKVKLNKADGVYHPASTIQVEWNKPDGGDDIDNYLVEWWPSFNQSFVSFASVIHSNDDNVHKCIILDLTGETTYKVQIKAQNSAGTGLPSVILSYKTDGNATFITKSRISRSASQFVPFEDKSQHGDILHASSEQQKHLIGFAVIGVIICAAIVIIFVGAHYRQQQKEK; this is encoded by the exons ATGAATAGCACCTTGTATACGAAGATAGCCGGGTTACAATCAAACATGAGATACAACATCTTAGTATCAGCGCAAAGCAGAGCTGGGAATGGTATGCCATCTAGCCCGACCCTCGGAATTACCG CTCCAGGATCTCCCAGGaaagtaaaactaaacaaagcTGATGGGGTTTACCATCCCGCCTCAACTATTCAAGTTGAATGGAACAAACCAGATGGTGGAGATGACATCGACAACTATCTAGTTGAATGGTGGCCGTCGTTCAATCAatcttttgtttcttttgcaTCAGTAATACATTCCAATGACGATAATGTACACAAGTGCATAATTCTTGACCTGACAGGCGAAACAACATACAAGGTTCAAATCAAAGCTCAAAACTCAGCTGGCACTGGATTACCGTCAGTTATTTTGTCTTATAAAACAG ATGGAAATGCCACTTTCATTACAAAATCAAgaattt ctcGAAGTGCTTCACAATTTGTCCCATTTGAAGATAAATCCCAACATG GAGATATTTTGCACGCAAGTAGCgaacaacaaaaacatcttATTG GGTTCGCAGTGATCGGAGTCATAATATGTGCTGCGATTGTGATAATTTTTGTCGGTGCTCACTATCGCCAACAGCAGAAGGAG aaataa
- the LOC143449975 gene encoding fibronectin-like: protein MTEKMIFSFYGFFLLSLCALTGLANAVPAPTGLDKIEIRCTSFTMVWDEADNANYKIEVRDTPHDKDDRVPPTSPPATGYVSTPCNTSSTTAGISVQSDSNYDIYLFAINPSNPSDYNTASFLNLDTMPPAPSNVQVSDIETNQFVVSWTHSNPSEENCGCQLAVAYQVTYTSNIGTSFMKQTPGLQQTLIVDDVTTNTDYVITVVSWKNDVIFSDNSSVATTTTIPSKPTAPTNSSSATTTSISLQWDPVPGTSTSLTYTVAWLPADSAESKTGITDTTTTIYELTPSTEYVFTVTAVNDGGTGVTSDSATYSTVPDMVPAPILSSSTNLSTMIDVSWNKPAGGDDVTDYLLEWWLSNSEDVNSDTEIHLHEIDSYNYVIDGLTPGKRYGVKISARNSAGTGQSSPVSSYTTAPGKSTPPTNTSSSTTTSISIAWDPVDGATSYTLAWSPHSDDGSFHKADVRDLDITVDGLTPNTLYVITLSAVNSGGSGAPSNGATFSTVPQYVGIPSISAPSEDSGSRSTTMTGHWSKPNGGDDVIDYVVEWWLSSENNSMSTYHVEPHLSGVEQYNSSIESLTPGERYDVRVRARNSAGTGQTSSSAYHRTDPATPFHPILTQPVDDDITTRLLISWSVPEGKLDSYEVNLYVQDVPVFTHTTSYKSMLADSLIPGEMYRASVTAISEGLFGAASDMSNVQRTDPPTPMKVSLIQPSSGDITKQLEVTWGMPVTPFQVTYYIITLKPFSGMDVTIQYSSDDATSVSYLVDNLVPGESYSATVQAVSPSDGASATFSETSATSFNQRTAPAPINNLAVSQNMNKPEYQLELNWLSPAGVGNVVMIQYHGTPNTMNKSANVNFFDTFLSVNVIPGNNYTFTVVVQSGEMLSEPVMETINSKPAWPKMAAESEIYELTLNWDLPDGNIEGYLLEILSGNFMNVELPVHSTSYTMKKLSPETNYTIVLYSWITNINGDIEKSASMPTTYQTLPSDKPTSIMVTSTTSATISVSWSPPAPGSIRAAIVGYLVSWSPSHGCGSNMVDSTSTQITGLMPNTVYKVTISTQYEDKAGDLDETTAITCFAPPTTVTTTDSTASTIDVS, encoded by the exons ATGACTGAAAAGatgatttttagtttttatggATTTTTTCTCTTGAGCCTATGCGCATTGACAGGGTTGGCG AATGCCGTTCCAGCTCCGACTGGTTTAGATAAAATTGAGATCCGTTGCACTTCATTTACGATGGTTTGGGATGAAGCGGACAACGCTAATTacaaaattgaagttagagATACTCCTCATGATAAAGATGACAGAGTCCCTCCTACTTCTCCACCGGCTACTGGTTACGTTTCAACTCCT TGTAACACGAGCTCAACCACAGCAGGAATTTCAGTCCAGTCTGATTCGAATTACGATATTTACTTGTTTGCGATAAATCCTTCAAATCCATCAGATTACAACACAGCGTCATTCCTTAATCTAGATACAA TGCCTCCGGCCCCTTCCAACGTACAAGTCTCAGATATTGAAACAAACCAGTTTGTCGTAAGTTGGACACATTCCAACCCTTCTGAGGAGAATTGCGGTTGCCAACTTGCCGTTGCATACCAAGTTACTTACACATCAAACATTGGGACTAGCTTCATGAAACAAACTCCTGGACTTCAGCAAACTTTAATTGTTGATGATGTAACAACAAATACTGATTACGTAATCACGGTTGTTTCCTGGaaaaatgacgtaatattCAGCGACAACAGTAGTGTTGCCACAACAACTACGA TTCCATCAAAGCCAACTGCCCCCACCAACAGTTCAAGCGCAACAACGACCTCCATTTCACTTCAGTGGGATCCGGTGCCGGGAACATCGACTTCACTCACTTACACAGTAGCTTGGCTTCCGGCAGATTCAGCCGAATCTAAAACAGGAATAACCGACACAACTACAACTATATATGAGCTCACACCTTCTACTGAGTATGTGTTTACTGTGACGGCTGTCAATGATGGTGGGACTGGGGTGACATCAGACTCAGCCACATATAGTACAG TCCCAGACATGGTACCAGCTCCCATACTGAGCTCATCAACAAACCTTTCTACAATGATCGATGTTTCCTGGAATAAACCGGCTGGCGGTGATGATGTCACAGACTACTTGCTCGAATGGTGGCTTTCAAATAGCGAAGACGTCAATTCTGATACAGAGATTCACTTGCATGAAATCGATTCCTACAATTACGTCATAGACGGATTGACTCCCGGAAAAAGATATGGTGTAAAAATATCAGCTCGCAACTCAGCTGGTACTGGTCAATCATCTCCGGTGTCATCATATACGACAG CTCCTGGAAAGTCCACTCCTCCCACAAATACATCTTCCTCCACGACAACATCCATCAGTATTGCTTGGGATCCTGTAGATGGAGCTACATCTTATACCTTGGCTTGGTCTCCGCATTCAGACGACGGATCATTTCACAAGGCTGATGTTAGAGACCTTGATATTACAGTGGATGGCTTGACACCAAACACGTTGTACGTCATCACATTATCTGCCGTCAACAGTGGTGGCTCTGGTGCACCATCTAACGGTGCAACCTTTTCTACAG TGCCTCAATACGTCGGAATTCCAAGTATCAGTGCACCAAGTGAAGACTCAGGAAGCAGATCAACAACGATGACTGGTCATTGGAGTAAACCGAACGGCGGTGATGATGTCATTGATTACGTAGTAGAATGGTGGCTTTCATCAGAAAACAATTCGATGTCAACGTATCATGTCGAGCCGCATTTGAGCGGAGTCGAGCAATACAACTCTTCGATTGAGAGTTTGACACCAGGAGAGAGATATGATGTAAGAGTTAGAGCTCGTAATTCTGCTGGGACCGGTCAGACTTCATCAAGCGCTTATCATAGAACAG aTCCTGCAACTCCCTTTCATCCTATTTTAACTCAACCAGTAGACGATGATATAACAACAAGGCTGCTTATAAGTTGGTCTGTACCTGAAGGAAAGTTGGATTCGTATGAAGTGAATTTATACGTTCAGGACGTTCCAGTCTTTACCCACACAACGAGCTACAAATCAATGCTTGCTGACAGTCTTATACCCGGAGAAATGTACAGAGCAAGTGTGACTGCCATCAGCGAAGGGTTGTTTGGTGCTGCATCTGATATGTCTAATGTGCAAAGGACAG acCCTCCAACTCCAATGAAAGTTTCTTTGATTCAGCCTTCCAGTGGTGATATTACCAAGCAACTTGAGGTGACATGGGGAATGCCAGTCACACCATTCCAAGTTACTTATTACATTATAACTTTGAAACCGTTCAGTGGAATGGATGTTACAATCCAATATTCATCGGATGATGCAACCTCAGTCAGTTATTTAGTCGATAATCTAGTTCCTGGTGAGAGTTACTCAGCCACAGTGCAAGCGGTCAGTCCTTCAGATGGTGCATCAGCCACTTTTAGCGAGACATCAGCAACGTCGTTTAACCAAAGAACAG CTCCTGCTCCTATAAACAACTTGGCCGTTTCTCAGAATATGAATAAACCAGAGTACCAGCTGGAACTGAATTGGTTATCACCAGCCGGTGTTGGAAACGTTGTCATG ATTCAGTACCATGGAACACCAAATACAATGAATAAAAGCgcaaatgtaaacttttttgacACTTTTCTGTCAGTCAACGTTATACCTGGCAATAACTATACATTTACTGTTGTCGTTCAAAGTGGAGAGATGTTGAGTGAACCAGTAATGGAGACAATAAATTCAA AACCAGCTTGGCCTAAAATGGCCGCAGAATCAGAAATATATGAACTTACTCTTAATTGGGATTTACCAGATGGCAACATTGAAGGATAtcttttggaaattttgtcAGGAAACTTTATG AATGTTGAACTGCCAGTCCATTCAACGTCATATACGATGAAAAAACTTTCACCAGAGACAAACTACACAATAGTCTTATATTCCTGGATAACTAATATAAATGGTGACATTGAGAAAAGTGCTTCAATGCCAACAACTTACCAAACTTTGC CTTCTGACAAACCAACTTCTATAATGGTTACCAGCACAACGTCTGCAACTATATCAGTAAGTTGGTCACCTCCAGCACCTGGTAGCATTCGTGCTGCCATTGTTGGTTATTTGGTGTCATGGTCACCATCCCATGGTTGTGGTTCAAACATGGTGGATTCCACTTCAACTCAAATTACAGGGTTAATGCCAAACACTGTATACAAGGTAACTATTTCTACTCAGTATGAAGACAAGGCGGGTGATCTTGATGAAACAACGGCAATCACTT GTTTCGCTCCACCTACCACTGTTACAACAACTGACAGTACTGCTTCTACCATTGATGTAAGTTAG